The following are encoded in a window of Rissa tridactyla isolate bRisTri1 chromosome 3, bRisTri1.patW.cur.20221130, whole genome shotgun sequence genomic DNA:
- the NAA20 gene encoding N-alpha-acetyltransferase 20 isoform X1 → MTTLRAFTCDDLFRFNNINLDPLTETYGIPFYLQYLAHWPEYFIVAEAPGGELMGYIMGKAEGSVAREEWHGHVTALSVAPEFRRLGLAAKLMELLEEISEKKGGFFVDLFVRVSNQVAVNMYKQLGYSVYRTVLEYYSASSGEPDEDAYVFCALLLIFAGLLLCPAAHHSWSQLTRRPFPDRPTSVASGTPAEVSQGQGERRGPQAPSA, encoded by the exons ATGACGACGCTCCGCGCCTTCACCTGCGACGACCTTTTCCGCTTCAACAACAT CAACCTGGACCCGCTGACGGAGACC TACGGGATCCCCTTTTACCTGCAGTACCTGGCCCACTGGCCCGAGTACTTCATCGTGGCCGAGGCGCCCGGCGGGGAGCTGATGGGTTACA TAATGGGTAAAGCGGAAGGCTCCGTGGCTAGGGAAGAGTGGCATGGACACGTTACTGCGCTCTCTGTTGCACCAGAATTTCGACGGCTGGGTTTGGCTGCTAAACTGATGGAACTACtggaagaaatttcagaaaa aaagggtGGATTTTTCGTTGATCTCTTTGTGAGAGTATCAAACCAGGTTGCGGTAAATATGTATAAGCAACTAGGCTACAGCGTGTACCGGACAGTATTAGAGTACTACTCTGCTAGCAGTGGAGAGCCAGATGAAGATGCTTATG tGTTCTGCGCTCTGCTCCTCATTTTTGCtggcctcctcctctgcccagcagccCATCACTCCTGGAGCCAGCTGACCCGCCGTCCATTCCCTGACAGACCGACAAGCGTGGCCTCAGGAACCCCTGCCGAGGTGTcgcaggggcagggggagcgtCGGGGTCCCCAAGCCCCAAGTGCGTGA
- the NAA20 gene encoding N-alpha-acetyltransferase 20 isoform X2, whose protein sequence is MTTLRAFTCDDLFRFNNINLDPLTETYGIPFYLQYLAHWPEYFIVAEAPGGELMGYIMGKAEGSVAREEWHGHVTALSVAPEFRRLGLAAKLMELLEEISEKKGGFFVDLFVRVSNQVAVNMYKQLGYSVYRTVLEYYSASSGEPDEDAYDMRKALSRDTEKKSIIPLPHPVRPEDIE, encoded by the exons ATGACGACGCTCCGCGCCTTCACCTGCGACGACCTTTTCCGCTTCAACAACAT CAACCTGGACCCGCTGACGGAGACC TACGGGATCCCCTTTTACCTGCAGTACCTGGCCCACTGGCCCGAGTACTTCATCGTGGCCGAGGCGCCCGGCGGGGAGCTGATGGGTTACA TAATGGGTAAAGCGGAAGGCTCCGTGGCTAGGGAAGAGTGGCATGGACACGTTACTGCGCTCTCTGTTGCACCAGAATTTCGACGGCTGGGTTTGGCTGCTAAACTGATGGAACTACtggaagaaatttcagaaaa aaagggtGGATTTTTCGTTGATCTCTTTGTGAGAGTATCAAACCAGGTTGCGGTAAATATGTATAAGCAACTAGGCTACAGCGTGTACCGGACAGTATTAGAGTACTACTCTGCTAGCAGTGGAGAGCCAGATGAAGATGCTTATG ATATGAGAAAAGCCCTTTCCAGAGATACAGAGAAGAAATCAATTATACCTCTGCCTCATCCTGTGAGACCAGAAGACATTGAGTAA
- the NAA20 gene encoding N-alpha-acetyltransferase 20 isoform X3 translates to MLCMFTVMGKAEGSVAREEWHGHVTALSVAPEFRRLGLAAKLMELLEEISEKKGGFFVDLFVRVSNQVAVNMYKQLGYSVYRTVLEYYSASSGEPDEDAYVFCALLLIFAGLLLCPAAHHSWSQLTRRPFPDRPTSVASGTPAEVSQGQGERRGPQAPSA, encoded by the exons ATGCTCTGTATGTTCACAGTAATGGGTAAAGCGGAAGGCTCCGTGGCTAGGGAAGAGTGGCATGGACACGTTACTGCGCTCTCTGTTGCACCAGAATTTCGACGGCTGGGTTTGGCTGCTAAACTGATGGAACTACtggaagaaatttcagaaaa aaagggtGGATTTTTCGTTGATCTCTTTGTGAGAGTATCAAACCAGGTTGCGGTAAATATGTATAAGCAACTAGGCTACAGCGTGTACCGGACAGTATTAGAGTACTACTCTGCTAGCAGTGGAGAGCCAGATGAAGATGCTTATG tGTTCTGCGCTCTGCTCCTCATTTTTGCtggcctcctcctctgcccagcagccCATCACTCCTGGAGCCAGCTGACCCGCCGTCCATTCCCTGACAGACCGACAAGCGTGGCCTCAGGAACCCCTGCCGAGGTGTcgcaggggcagggggagcgtCGGGGTCCCCAAGCCCCAAGTGCGTGA
- the NAA20 gene encoding N-alpha-acetyltransferase 20 isoform X4, translating to MGKAEGSVAREEWHGHVTALSVAPEFRRLGLAAKLMELLEEISEKKGGFFVDLFVRVSNQVAVNMYKQLGYSVYRTVLEYYSASSGEPDEDAYVFCALLLIFAGLLLCPAAHHSWSQLTRRPFPDRPTSVASGTPAEVSQGQGERRGPQAPSA from the exons ATGGGTAAAGCGGAAGGCTCCGTGGCTAGGGAAGAGTGGCATGGACACGTTACTGCGCTCTCTGTTGCACCAGAATTTCGACGGCTGGGTTTGGCTGCTAAACTGATGGAACTACtggaagaaatttcagaaaa aaagggtGGATTTTTCGTTGATCTCTTTGTGAGAGTATCAAACCAGGTTGCGGTAAATATGTATAAGCAACTAGGCTACAGCGTGTACCGGACAGTATTAGAGTACTACTCTGCTAGCAGTGGAGAGCCAGATGAAGATGCTTATG tGTTCTGCGCTCTGCTCCTCATTTTTGCtggcctcctcctctgcccagcagccCATCACTCCTGGAGCCAGCTGACCCGCCGTCCATTCCCTGACAGACCGACAAGCGTGGCCTCAGGAACCCCTGCCGAGGTGTcgcaggggcagggggagcgtCGGGGTCCCCAAGCCCCAAGTGCGTGA